Below is a window of Myxococcales bacterium DNA.
GAATCAAGAGGACTACATCACCCTGCACGCCACCGTGCGCGCCAAGTATCATGGAGCGGGAGGGCGTTATTTTCTCGGCCTGGAATGGCTGAACGTCGACGCCGTGCAATTGAAAATGATTCAGAGCTATGTTCTGGGATGTCAAAGGCGCGAACTGCAGAATCGGTTGTAACGGCCGGTCAAATCTTTCCCAACACTTCTTTTTCCCGTTGATTCAAGCGGTAAATAAAGGCCAGCACCTCGGCAACCGCCTGGTACAGCGCGGGAGGAATGGCGGTATCGACCGGCAGCTTGGCCAGGGCGGCGGCCAGGTCGGGGTCTTCGCGGAGCGGCACGCCGGCGGCGATCGCCCGCTCGATGATTTTTTCGGCGACGACGCCCAATCCCTTGGCGGTCAGGCGCGGGGCCTGATCTTTTTCGGGATCGTAGCGGATCGCCGCCGCGACTTTCCGTTTGGTTTTTTCCGTTTCCTTGCTCATGCCTTGACGCTCAGCAATTTCTTCTCGCCGCCGGTGAAAAACAATTCTTCCGCCGTGGGCACGGGTTGCAGATCGAGGCCGACCCGGACCGCCAGATTCGGCTCCAGTCCGGCCTTGCTTAAATCCGCCTGCAGTTCCGGCAAGGCTTCTTCGACCAAAGCCGCGGTTTTTTCCCGCTCGGCATAGATGCCGACCTGCACCTGCTTTTTCAATACAGTGATCTGCGCGCGGATTTCTCCCAGTTGCGACAGGCGCAAGCGAATCAAGGCGGTGCTGACTTCCGGGTCGCGGGGCGCGGCGTCCTTTCCGCCCTCCCCCTGCTTTTTATAGATCCACAACTCTGTCGGCTGGGGCTCGCCCTGGAAAACGAAGGGAATTTGCAGGTGCACCGGCAAACCGCGCGATTCGAACAAGGCGTTCAACCCGCGAAACAAGGCGATCTGCTCTTTCAGTCCGCCGACCAACTGGGTCAGCTTTTCGGTGTCCTCGGGCGCCAGATTTTGGTTTTCGCGCAACAGATTCAGGTAATCGTCCTTGGACGCCGAGAGAATTTTGTCCAGCAGGCCGGGCAGGTTTTTGCCGAGAAATTCGCGGATGCGCTCGCCCATTTTCAGCGGCGCGAGCCCCATCGTCACCGCCAGCATTTGCAGTTTCTCGGCCAATCCGGTGTCGGCCTGAAACAGATCGCCGAGCATCTGGGAGAGCCGCGAATACAGCTCGGCCAAGCCGGTTTTGGCGCCGGCGAAACCGTCCAGCAGCGAGCCGGTCAGCAATTGAACGAGGGCCTGATTTCGATCCGCCAAACCCGGCAGACGCACCCGCAGCAAACGCATCAAGGATTCTTCCTGGGACGTATCTTCCGTGGCGACCCGTTGCAAGATGAAATTCCGCCCGTCTTGATTGACCTGGACCTCGATGCGCCCGCCGATCGGAAATTCGCCGTTGGCCTGGGCGGTCACCGCCGCGCCTTTGATCTCCAGCATGACCTTGCCGCCGCCGAAATTTTCGAGCACCAGCACCGACAACCGCTGACCCGGCGTCAAGGTTTGCAGAACATCATGGCGACGAGGAATAAAGGACAAGCCGGGCCGGATAACCGACCCTGCCTTGGAGGTTGGTTTGAGACTGACTTTTTCCGGCATTTAAATGGTCAGGTTAATATGCTTATACCCGCCGGAGCGAGCCGCGGACATCTTCTCGTCTCCCTCGGCCGGTTCCAGCTCGGATTCGTTTCCGGAAGCGCGTTTGCGGGGTTTTTGGCGGCGTTCCTCGCCCTTCTTCCGTTCCCGGACTTTTTCTTCTTCCTGAGTGGTCGAAACCGTGGTGCGGCGCAGGTTTTCGTCCCGCAAGGCTTGCGCCTCCGCCTGCTTTTGATGGAGGTCGACCTGCATTTGCTGGACGTTGGCCACGCGATCCACGATGGCGCTAGCGGCGATGGAATTGACTAAGCCGACGGGACTCATTTTCCACCAACTCCTTTCCGACCTTCACCCTCTCCCGCGACCGATCGCCCGCGACCACAACCCTGTTGACATCCATTTTCAGATTCGCTTCTCGCGAATCTTATACCCCTATTTCAGTTATCGGTGTTTTCAGAAGGATTAATTAGCGCTTTCCGAAAAAAATCAGCCTCGATTTAATCTTTTTTTATTGAATTTTTCAACACTCAACCCAACAAGAATTGCAAATCGAAATATCCGGCGAAAAACCGGCGGTGCGGATCACCGCTGTTTATTCTTCCGCCAAAATCGGCCAACCGCGCCGGAGAGCTTCCGCGCGCAACGGCCGCGACGGACGGATGACCACCGGATGGCCGACCGATTCCAACAGCGGCAGGTCGGAATGATGGTCGGCATAGGCAAACGAGGCGCGCAGGTCGATTCCCTCTTCGTGTGCCAGCGATTCGGCCGCGGTTTTCTTGTGCTTTCCTAAAAACAGCGGCCCGACCGAACGGCCGGTCAGGAAACCGGCATCATCCTCCGCCAGGCGGGAACAGATCACGCGATTAAAGTCGAGTTCGCGGCCGAACCATTCGACATAGTAATCGACCGACGCCGAAAGAAGCACCAGGTAATGACCCGCCCGGCGATGCTCCTCGATTTTCGCCAGAATGATCGGCGAAAGATAAGGCTTCAGGTATTTCTCACAGTATTCCTGGGCGCCGGCCGTGAACTCCGCCAACCGCCGGCCTTTATAAAAACGCAGGCACAATTCGGAAATGGCTTCCATCGAGAGCCAATCGCGACGGTAAAGTTGTCCCGCGACGGCCACTTTCAAAAGGTAGCCCGCCGATATTTCGCGCCTTTCCCATAAATACCGGAAGCCGATCGAGGCGCTGTCGACGCGCAAGAGAGTTTTATCGAAATCGAAGAAGGCGGCGATTTTCATGATCTTGCCGATACCCCGTCGACAAGGCTGATTTCGGGTGAAATCAATTCACGTAACCCAACGAACGCAACCGCTTGGAAAGCTGATCGTTCATCTTCACTTGATTTTCGGTTTTCAATCGCCGGCGCAGATCATTCAGCCGGACATTGGTTTGCGCGATTTCTCGCTCCATCCGTTCGGTCGCCTGGGTTTGCGCGGCGGATAAATCGTCTTGCTCCCGGGGATCCCGGCGCAGATCGTACAACGCCGTGAATTTCTCGGTGGGATTCACAAAATGATGATATTTGAGCTGATCGGCGGCAATCGACACCGTCCAGTTGCCGCGGGTCTGTTCCCGGCCTTGCGGCTGGCCCATGCGCGTTTCGGCCAGCAAGCGACGGTCCGGCAGCGCTTCTCCTTTGACGATGGCGCTGGCCAGGCTGATGCCGTTGTTCTCCGGCAGCGACTTTTTCGCGGCGACCAGTTCCAGAATCGTATTGGGCAAGTCGACCAGACTAACCGGCGGCGCGAACCGCGACGCTTTGCTTTTCAACCAGGGGATCCGCATGATCAGCGGCACGTGAATCGTTTCCTGCCAGCACTGGACCAGGTGCGCGCGGCCGCCGTGCTCGAGAAACTCCTCGCCGTGATCGGAGGTCAGGACCACCAGCGTATTCTCGCGCAGACCCATCTGATCCAGTTCCGCGAGAAACGCGCCGATCGCCTCGTCGGTCGCGCGGATTTCGCCGTCGTACAGCGCCACGATGTGCCGCAAGTCGCGCGGATCCATTCCCGGAACCATGTCCGTCCGTTCGCGAATGTTGAAGCCGTCCACGGTTCCCGAATAATCCGGGTCGAACAAATCCACGTATTTTTTCGCCGGATTGTAGGGATGATGCGGATCCCAATAATGCAGGAAAAGGAAAAACGGCCCTTTTTTCAAGCTCCGCAAATACTGCAAACCGCGACGCGTCACCTCGCCCGCCGTCGACGCGTTCGGGTCATCCAGGCCGTCGATCAATTCCGTGTCGTAAACGTCGAACCCCTGCTGGAAGTTGTACATCGTGTCCAGGAAAGGAGCGCAAACCACGCCGCCGGTCCGATAACCGCTGTCTTTCAAGACTTCCGCCAAGGTCACCGCGCCCAAGGGCAATGACTTGTTGACCAGGTCCGCGCCGTGGCCGCGCGGGTACAGGCCGGTGAAAATCGAGGCATGGCTGGGCAAGGTCCAGGGAGAACTGGCATAAGCCTGTTCGAAAACCACGCCTTCCGCCGCCAACCGATCGACGGCCGGCGTCGTCGGCGGCTGGTAACCGTAGCAGCCGACGTGATCGGCGCGCAAGGTATCGACGCTGATCAGCACGACGTTGCGATAGGAAGAATCGGCTAACGGGTTGCAGCCGGCGAGCCAGAAAACAGCGGTTGTCAGCGTGGTGAGAAACCGGATCAACTTGACGAGGTAAGTGCTCATGGGATGGGAAAGATCTTCCTTGTCGGAAGTTGACTAGTGAACCCGTTACAGCAGATCATCGGCGTCATTCTGCAAAACCCGGCGCAGCTTGGTCTTCAGGTGAATGACCGCTTTGTTGTGAATCTGGCTGACCCGGCTTTCGGTGATGCCGAGCACCAGGCCGATTTCCTTCATCGTCAATTCGTCGAAATAGTACATGGAGATGACGAAGCGCTCGTTTTTCGGCAGGTCGTCGATGGCCTGCGCGAGGAAATCGCGGACGTCTTGCAGGTTGAGCAGGCTGATCAGGTTTTCGGAGTGCGGTTCCTTGAAGTATTCGAGCGCGTTGCGGCGCTGGCCGGAATTGGAGGTATAGCCCAGGTCCTCGAAGGAAATCAGGCTGACGCCGCTGGCCTTGCCGAGCAGTTCCTGGAACTCCTTCAGCGGGACGCCCATTTCCTTGGCCAGCTCGTCGTCGGTCGCCGGCCGCTTGTTGCGGTTTTCCAGCTCTTCCATGGCCTTTTGCATCGCGTGAAGCTTCTGGCGAATGGAACGCGGCACCCAATCGAGGCTGCGCAATTCGTCGAGGATCGCGCCGCGGATGCGGAATTCGGCATAGGTTTCGAATTTGATGTCGCGTGACGGATCGAATTTATCGATGGCGTCGATCAGGCCGAGGATGCCGGTGTTGATCAGATCGCCCAGTTCGATTTGCGGGGGCAGGCGGCGGATGATGCGGCTGGCGACCAGTTTCACCAGGGGCATGTAGTGGTGAATCAGCCGATCGCGCATACGGATGCGTTCGGTCGCCGGAGCGTCCTTGTATTCGCGGATGTCGACTTCGGTTACTTCAGCCATAATTTTTCGTACGCCAGCCCACCGATGAATCCCGCCACGCCGAACCCGGCCGTCGCCAGCGCGGTTCGCTCAATCACCGCCCATAGCGGCAAACCATGCACCGCTCCGGTGACCAGCGTGAGCAGGCAAGCCAATAAGGATATTCCCGCGATAAACTTTTTTGTCGCCGTACGCATCTAGCTTTTCGAGTTCTTGCCTTACCCGGCCCGGAGTACATGCCGCCAGAGAAACTGAATGTTCCCCTTCGGCGACTTCGGGATTTCCATTTCTAACATGTTTTGGGCCAGCTTGGCAAAGGTCTTTGCGGCGGGCGAATTGGGGAAAGCATCCAGAATCGGCGTCTGTTTTTGGACGGCCTTGGTGAGGTTGGGATCATGCGGCACCCAACCGAGAAAATCGATGGAAATATCCAAAAACCGGTTCGCGACCTTGGCCAAATGACGGTAAACATCCAGGCCCTGCTTTTCGTCACGCACCATGTTGACCAACAAATGAAAGCGCTTTTCTTGGTAGCGGGTCGACAACACCTTCATCAGCGCGTAGGCGTCGGTCATGCTGGTCGGTTCCGGAGTGACGACCACCACGATCTGCTGGGCCACCACGTTGAAGTACATGACGTTCGGCCCGATCCCCGCCCCGGTATCCAGGATCATCACGTCCAGGTCGATTTCCCAGTTTTCGAACTGGGCCACCAGATCCAACCGCTCGCTCTCCGTCAGTTCCGGGACCTCGTCGACGCCGCTCGAAGCCGGCAGAATCAGCAGGCCCCCCGGCCCCTCGACGATCACATCTTGAATCCGCTTTTCACCGGTCAGCACATGTTGGATCGTGTACTGCGGTTTCAAGCCCAGGACCACGTCGATATTGGCCAGCCCCAGATCGGTATCGAAGATCAGCACCTTCCGCTGCAGGCGGGACAGAGCGATCCCCAGGTTCGCGGCGACGTTGGTCTTGCCCACGCCGCCCTTGCCCGAGGTGATCGAAATCACGCGCACCGGCCGGCCTTCCACCGCCGGCACCCGCTCGTCCACGGCTTTCTCCCGATGTTCCTGAGCCTTTTTTCGCAGCAGTTCGGCTTGATCCACCTGTACAGTGCCTTTCGTCCTCAGACTTGCGCGGCCACGTCCAGCAACAGATCCGCGACCCGCTCGGGCGTCGCTTCCTCGATATCGTCCGGCACGTTCTGTCCGACCGTGAAGTACGAACAGGGAATGCGCGTCTGTTGCATCAGGTTGTACAGATTACCAAAATTATTGGCTTCGTCCAACTTGGAAACGATCAGGCTGGCGATGGGCAGGGCGCTATAGCGATCGACGATGTCCCGCAGGTCCTCCGCGGCGGTCGTGGCGGCCAGGATCAGGTGCACATCCATGGCGATGCCGGTCTGGTGGAATTTGACCAGCTCGCCCATCATCCGCATGTCCTTCGGGCTGGCGCCCGCGGTGTCGATGAACAGCGTGTCCTTGTCGGCGTGCTTGAGCGCGGCTTGCGCCAGATCGGCGTCGCTCATGCAGACTTCCACCGGGACGTTCAAAATGCGGGCGTAGGTGCGAAGCTGATCCACCGCGGAGATTCGAAACGTATCGACTGTCAGCAGGGCGACCGAGCGGTTCATCTCGAACACCTGGCGCGCGGCCAGTTTGGCGATCGTGGTGGTTTTGCCGACGCCGGTCGGCCCGATGATCATGTGGATCTGCTGATCGCGGCCGGGGGCGAAAGGGGTGGCCGTGCGGATGTGATCCATCACGGCGGCGGCGAGATATTCCAGGCCGTAGACGTCCGGGGCCAGCGACCGGCTTGAAAGTTGGCGGCTGGTCAGTTCGATCAATTCCTTGGCATAGACCGGGGCGATCCCGGCCTTGAGCAACCGCTCGTAACCGGCGCTCAGCGCCCCTTCAAAAGCCAATTCGGGCGGCACGGAACCGCCGTTGGCGTCGTCGAGCAGCGCTTGCAGGTGATCGAGGCCTTTGGCGAAATTTTCCAGCCGCACGGCGATGTTTTCCGGGTTCAGATTCCGCTGGATTTCCTCCAACCGGCCCGAAAGCGCGGTCAATTCGGCGATCAGCCGGCTCAAATTGGCTTCCTGGGAAAGCGCCGGCCTGCCGCCTCCGGTAAACGGCAGCGCCTTGGCGCCGGCCTCGACCGGCCGACTCTCCGTTGCCGCCAATTCGGCGGCCGCGGCCGGTTGCGCGGTATCTTTGGAGGCGGTAACTTCGAGAGCCGCGCGGCCGTTTTTACCCTTGATGGTTCGAATCGACATGATGACCGCGTCGGGGCCCATTTCGCTTTTGACCGCCAGGATGGCTTCGCGAATGTGACCGACCGTGAACTTCCGAATTTGCATGGCTTACACCCCCAGCACGCCGAGCGAATAGATCTTGGCCTTGGGATCGATCTCGTTGTGCGACAACACCGTCACGCCCGGAACGAACTTGTCGATGAAGCGTTTGAAATGGCCGCGAATCAGCGGCGAGGTCAACAGAATCGGCCGCGCCCCGACCTCGTTGAACCGCTCGAACGATTTCTCGACCGCGGAAATGATCCGCTGGGCCAATTCGGGGTTCAGGGCCAGGTAGGAGCCTTGCTCGGTGTGATTGACGGCGTCGGACAGCGACTGTTCCAGGCGGCTGTCGAAGGTCATCAAGGTCATCGACCCGTCCTCGTTGATGTACTGCGACGTGATGGCGCGGCCCAGCGACTGGCGGGCGTACTCGGTCAGCACGTCCGGATCCCGGGTCAGGTGCCCGTAATCGGCCAGCGTCTCCACGATCGTCAGCAAGTCGCGAATGGAAACCTCCTCGCGCAACAGATTCTTCAGCACCTTCTGCACCACACCCAGAGCTAGCAAGTTTGGGACCAACTCATCGACGACTTTCGAATAATTCTTCTTGAGGTTCTCCAGCAGGTGCGACACCTCCTGCCGACCGAGCAACTCATAGCTGTGAACCCTAAAGATTTCCGATAGATGCGTGGTGATGACCGTCGACAAATCGACCACCGTGTAACCGGCGAATTGCGCCTGCTCGCGATCGCGTTTGCGAATCCACACCGCCGGCAGGCCGAAAGCCGGTTCGACCGTCGGAATTCCGTCGATCGGCTTGTCAACGGTACCGGGGTCCATGGCCAGGAGCCGGTCGGGCATCAGGTCGCCGGAACCGACCTCGATTCCCTTGATCAGAATCCGGTATTGGCCGGGTTTGAGCTGCAAATTGTCGCGAATGTGGATCGGCGGCACGATCACGCCCATGCGCTGGGCGTATTGCTTGCGGATCGCCCGGATCTTGTCGAGCAATTCGCC
It encodes the following:
- a CDS encoding HAD-IB family hydrolase — translated: MKIAAFFDFDKTLLRVDSASIGFRYLWERREISAGYLLKVAVAGQLYRRDWLSMEAISELCLRFYKGRRLAEFTAGAQEYCEKYLKPYLSPIILAKIEEHRRAGHYLVLLSASVDYYVEWFGRELDFNRVICSRLAEDDAGFLTGRSVGPLFLGKHKKTAAESLAHEEGIDLRASFAYADHHSDLPLLESVGHPVVIRPSRPLRAEALRRGWPILAEE
- the flhA gene encoding EscV/YscV/HrcV family type III secretion system export apparatus protein (membrane protein involved in the flagellar export apparatus); this translates as VTQIPALIVSTGAGIIVTRASGSADLAGDIGGQLIGRAKVLFIASGILAFFAFVPGMPFLPFSLLSGAVLLLGLQTQAAKKAIEEAPPAMAEPSVQPETLEEVLSMDLIELEVGYGLINLVDTDAGGELLDKIRAIRKQYAQRMGVIVPPIHIRDNLQLKPGQYRILIKGIEVGSGDLMPDRLLAMDPGTVDKPIDGIPTVEPAFGLPAVWIRKRDREQAQFAGYTVVDLSTVITTHLSEIFRVHSYELLGRQEVSHLLENLKKNYSKVVDELVPNLLALGVVQKVLKNLLREEVSIRDLLTIVETLADYGHLTRDPDVLTEYARQSLGRAITSQYINEDGSMTLMTFDSRLEQSLSDAVNHTEQGSYLALNPELAQRIISAVEKSFERFNEVGARPILLTSPLIRGHFKRFIDKFVPGVTVLSHNEIDPKAKIYSLGVLGV
- a CDS encoding flagellar hook-length control protein FliK, whose translation is MTPGQRLSVLVLENFGGGKVMLEIKGAAVTAQANGEFPIGGRIEVQVNQDGRNFILQRVATEDTSQEESLMRLLRVRLPGLADRNQALVQLLTGSLLDGFAGAKTGLAELYSRLSQMLGDLFQADTGLAEKLQMLAVTMGLAPLKMGERIREFLGKNLPGLLDKILSASKDDYLNLLRENQNLAPEDTEKLTQLVGGLKEQIALFRGLNALFESRGLPVHLQIPFVFQGEPQPTELWIYKKQGEGGKDAAPRDPEVSTALIRLRLSQLGEIRAQITVLKKQVQVGIYAEREKTAALVEEALPELQADLSKAGLEPNLAVRVGLDLQPVPTAEELFFTGGEKKLLSVKA
- a CDS encoding FliA/WhiG family RNA polymerase sigma factor; translated protein: MAEVTEVDIREYKDAPATERIRMRDRLIHHYMPLVKLVASRIIRRLPPQIELGDLINTGILGLIDAIDKFDPSRDIKFETYAEFRIRGAILDELRSLDWVPRSIRQKLHAMQKAMEELENRNKRPATDDELAKEMGVPLKEFQELLGKASGVSLISFEDLGYTSNSGQRRNALEYFKEPHSENLISLLNLQDVRDFLAQAIDDLPKNERFVISMYYFDELTMKEIGLVLGITESRVSQIHNKAVIHLKTKLRRVLQNDADDLL
- a CDS encoding MinD/ParA family protein is translated as MDQAELLRKKAQEHREKAVDERVPAVEGRPVRVISITSGKGGVGKTNVAANLGIALSRLQRKVLIFDTDLGLANIDVVLGLKPQYTIQHVLTGEKRIQDVIVEGPGGLLILPASSGVDEVPELTESERLDLVAQFENWEIDLDVMILDTGAGIGPNVMYFNVVAQQIVVVVTPEPTSMTDAYALMKVLSTRYQEKRFHLLVNMVRDEKQGLDVYRHLAKVANRFLDISIDFLGWVPHDPNLTKAVQKQTPILDAFPNSPAAKTFAKLAQNMLEMEIPKSPKGNIQFLWRHVLRAG
- a CDS encoding sulfatase, translated to MSTYLVKLIRFLTTLTTAVFWLAGCNPLADSSYRNVVLISVDTLRADHVGCYGYQPPTTPAVDRLAAEGVVFEQAYASSPWTLPSHASIFTGLYPRGHGADLVNKSLPLGAVTLAEVLKDSGYRTGGVVCAPFLDTMYNFQQGFDVYDTELIDGLDDPNASTAGEVTRRGLQYLRSLKKGPFFLFLHYWDPHHPYNPAKKYVDLFDPDYSGTVDGFNIRERTDMVPGMDPRDLRHIVALYDGEIRATDEAIGAFLAELDQMGLRENTLVVLTSDHGEEFLEHGGRAHLVQCWQETIHVPLIMRIPWLKSKASRFAPPVSLVDLPNTILELVAAKKSLPENNGISLASAIVKGEALPDRRLLAETRMGQPQGREQTRGNWTVSIAADQLKYHHFVNPTEKFTALYDLRRDPREQDDLSAAQTQATERMEREIAQTNVRLNDLRRRLKTENQVKMNDQLSKRLRSLGYVN
- the flhF gene encoding flagellar biosynthesis protein FlhF → MQIRKFTVGHIREAILAVKSEMGPDAVIMSIRTIKGKNGRAALEVTASKDTAQPAAAAELAATESRPVEAGAKALPFTGGGRPALSQEANLSRLIAELTALSGRLEEIQRNLNPENIAVRLENFAKGLDHLQALLDDANGGSVPPELAFEGALSAGYERLLKAGIAPVYAKELIELTSRQLSSRSLAPDVYGLEYLAAAVMDHIRTATPFAPGRDQQIHMIIGPTGVGKTTTIAKLAARQVFEMNRSVALLTVDTFRISAVDQLRTYARILNVPVEVCMSDADLAQAALKHADKDTLFIDTAGASPKDMRMMGELVKFHQTGIAMDVHLILAATTAAEDLRDIVDRYSALPIASLIVSKLDEANNFGNLYNLMQQTRIPCSYFTVGQNVPDDIEEATPERVADLLLDVAAQV